From the Primulina tabacum isolate GXHZ01 chromosome 15, ASM2559414v2, whole genome shotgun sequence genome, one window contains:
- the LOC142527695 gene encoding uncharacterized protein LOC142527695 isoform X2, translated as MDSKSSSSPASLIDQQVFPGDVVLDLSHLTNQTIKLGGGLRQDGDVISVMKAGIFRFSKPNKYWIESSNKRNFFVDIKGPTVAYLPVLAFEGGTRRNIPKFNMGTLLYVRVVKANIGMNPELSCMDASGKAAEYGPLKDGFSFESSTGLCRMLLKSPTCPVLETLGKKLAFEIAVGLNGRVWVNAISPSIVILVANTIMQTESLSPTQQKIRVENLLQKLH; from the exons ATGGATTCAAAATCCTCAAGTTCTCCCGCAAGCTTGATCGATCAACAAGTA tttccaGGGGATGTGGTGTTGGATCTCTCCCATCTGACAAATCAAACTATCAAGCTCGGCGGTGGCCTCCGTCAG GATGGTGATGTGATCTCTGTTATGAAAGCAGGAATCTTTAGGTTTTCAAAACCAAATAAGTATTGGATTGAGAGCTCCAATAAACGG AATTTTTTTGTGGATATAAAAGGTCCAACAGTGGCATATTTGCCAGTGCTTGCTTTTGAAGGTGGAACCAGGAGGAACATTCCTAAGTTTAAC ATGGGTACTTTGTTGTATGTCCGTGTTGTCAAGGCAAACATTGGCATGAACCCAGAGTTATCATGCATGGATG CCAGTGGGAAAGCAGCAGAATATGGCCCTCTTAAAGATGGATTCTCGTTTGAATCATCAACCGGATTATGTAGAAT GTTGCTGAAATCTCCAACATGCCCAGTTCTCGAAACGCTTGGGAAGAAGCTTGCCTTTGAGATTGCAGTTGGTTTGAATGGTCGTGTTTGG GTGAATGCTATCTCTCCTTCTATTGTTATTCTTGTTGCAAACACAATCATGCAGACGGAGTCGTTGAGCCCGACACAACAAAAAATAAGGGTGGAAAACTTGCTTCAGAAACTCCATTGA
- the LOC142527695 gene encoding uncharacterized protein LOC142527695 isoform X1 — protein sequence MDSKSSSSPASLIDQQVFPGDVVLDLSHLTNQTIKLGGGLRQDGDVISVMKAGIFRFSKPNKYWIESSNKRYTPSVGDDVLGIVVDTKADNFFVDIKGPTVAYLPVLAFEGGTRRNIPKFNMGTLLYVRVVKANIGMNPELSCMDASGKAAEYGPLKDGFSFESSTGLCRMLLKSPTCPVLETLGKKLAFEIAVGLNGRVWVNAISPSIVILVANTIMQTESLSPTQQKIRVENLLQKLH from the exons ATGGATTCAAAATCCTCAAGTTCTCCCGCAAGCTTGATCGATCAACAAGTA tttccaGGGGATGTGGTGTTGGATCTCTCCCATCTGACAAATCAAACTATCAAGCTCGGCGGTGGCCTCCGTCAG GATGGTGATGTGATCTCTGTTATGAAAGCAGGAATCTTTAGGTTTTCAAAACCAAATAAGTATTGGATTGAGAGCTCCAATAAACGG TACACACCTAGTGTTGGGGATGATGTTCTTGGCATAGTGGTTGACACAAAAGCTGAT AATTTTTTTGTGGATATAAAAGGTCCAACAGTGGCATATTTGCCAGTGCTTGCTTTTGAAGGTGGAACCAGGAGGAACATTCCTAAGTTTAAC ATGGGTACTTTGTTGTATGTCCGTGTTGTCAAGGCAAACATTGGCATGAACCCAGAGTTATCATGCATGGATG CCAGTGGGAAAGCAGCAGAATATGGCCCTCTTAAAGATGGATTCTCGTTTGAATCATCAACCGGATTATGTAGAAT GTTGCTGAAATCTCCAACATGCCCAGTTCTCGAAACGCTTGGGAAGAAGCTTGCCTTTGAGATTGCAGTTGGTTTGAATGGTCGTGTTTGG GTGAATGCTATCTCTCCTTCTATTGTTATTCTTGTTGCAAACACAATCATGCAGACGGAGTCGTTGAGCCCGACACAACAAAAAATAAGGGTGGAAAACTTGCTTCAGAAACTCCATTGA